The genomic region CGAAGTCGACTCCGCGGCTCTCCTCGCTGGTGACGATCGCCGCTTGGCGAACGGCCGCATGCGTAGGGCCGACCGACAGTTCGATCCGATGGCCCGACCCGAGTTCGGGAAACACCCGCCGCCAGTCGGGAAACCGACCTTCCAGCAGCCGGGCCGAAATCGTCGCCCGGGCGCTCTTCACCAGAAACTCGTTGCCGCGGACCGCCAGTTGCACCTCGGCGTCGGACGGAGCGACGGCGCGTTCGATGAGGTTCATCGCTCGGGTCGGCACGATCGTGGTCGGGCCCATGTCAGCGCCCCCGTGCACGCCCACCGGGCCGGACATCTTGGCAAGTCTTCGGCCGTCGGTGCCGATCGCCGTGAGCACGCCGTCGGTCGCCTCCAGCTTCACCCCGCCCAGGGCGTACCGGCTGCTTTCGTTGTCGGTGGCGAACGCGGTGCGGCGGATCAGTTCCCGCAACAGCCGCGCGGGGATCTCGAAGTACGCCTCGGCGGTGAATTCGGCCACGGGGGGGAAGTCGCCCGGGTTCTCGGCCGGCAGACTGAACTGGCTCCGCTGGCCGCGAATGGTCGTGTTGCCCCCTTCCGATTCGATCTGCAGCGTTTCGTCGGCGCTTTCCCGGAGGATGCTGCCGAACCGCGTGACCGACAGCACGATCGCCCCGGGGGCGTGCACCTCGACCCCTTGCACCGCGTGGCGAATGCCGACCTCCAGGTCGGTCGCCGTGAGAGTCGTTCCCTCGCGGGTCGCTTCGAGTTTGACGTTCTGCAGGATCGGCTTGGGGCTGCGCGCCGGCGCCACTGCGGCGGCCGTTTGGAACGCTTGGAGCAACTGCTCGCGATCGCAAGAGATTTTCATGGGGAGTTGGTCTTTCCTTCGCTGCGGACAACGGAAGCCGTCAGGCTTCTTCCCGACACATGTCTTCTAGGTAACAGCAGTTATAGAGCGGGGCCGAATCGAGTCGACAACCGCCGGCTCAGATGGATTTGCCTCGGGATTTGCCGAGAGGCGCCGATTTGTCGACGTTGGGGAAAACCGGGCGAGAACCTGTCGCCAAGCTGTTGCGCGAGCGTCGACAACCGGCGTCTGGACGACGGCAAGCGAGGCACGTCGTCGAAACCCGACAAGTCGGCGGCAGTTGGCGACAAGCAGTCAACAAGTTATCCCCAGGGGCGATTGAATTTCGAAGTTGGCTGACGGTCGGTTCAGGCGGCTTGGTCGAACTCGATTACGCGGATTGCAGGATTCGCCCCAGGTGATCGATCGCTTCGGCCGTCGCAGCGTCGTGAACCAGCAGGTCTTGGATTCGGCTCTCGGCATGGATGATCGTCGTGTGGTCGCGGCCTCCCAGGGCCCGGCCGATTTCGGCGTAGCTGCACTCGGTCAGTCGCCGGGCCAAGTACGCGACGACGCAACGGGCGTGGACCAGCGACTTGCGTCGCGAGGGGCTCGCCAGCGCTGTTTGCGTGATGCGGAAATACCGGCACGCCACGGCGACGATCTGCTTGAGCGACGGGGCGCCGGCGGCGACGAGGGCGTGCGACTCGCCGTTGTCGGCGAGCCGGGCCATGGGGGTCGCATCGAGCCGGGCGAGCGCCCCGAGCGCCTTCGTCGCGGGGCCGTCGTGCTTGCGGGCGAGCTGGTCGAGCGTCTCGGCGGGGAGTCGCAGGCCGCGACGGGCCGCTTCGCCGGCCAGAATCGCGCGGCGGGCCGACTCGCCCGGCCAATTGAGCCCAATCGTCAGTCCCGCGGCGAGCCGGTCGCGCAACCCCGGCTCCAACTGCGGCAGACAGGCGAGCGGTTGCCGGGCGGTCGCCACGACGCACCCCCCGACGGCGACGATTGCATCGACCAGAGCCCGCAATTCCCACTGGGCGGGGTGACGGGGGCGCAGCCGATCAAGCCCCTCGACCACCAGCAGCGCCGTGCGACGCAAGCGGGCGAGCCACTCGCCGCTGCGGCCGTCGGCGCCCGCTTCGTGCAGGTCGCGGCAGAAGTCGGCGGCGGTGAAGTAGTGCGCCCGCTCGACCCCGTAGCAGCGGGCGAAGTGCCGCGCGGCGGCCTGGACGACGAGCGTCTTCCCCGCGCCTGAGGGCCCCGTGAGCACGAGCGGATTGAACCCCTCGGCCGCCGCGGGAAGCGGCTCCGGCGCCAAGAGGCGCACGAGCGCCGGCGCCAGCAGTTCGTTCTCCGGCCCGACGATGCAACTGCTCGCGCCGGGTTCGCCGGGCGAGGCAGGGAGTTCGATGGGAAACGCGGCGTCGATCACGCGCAGGGTCCGTCCAACGAAGGCTGAACTAACAGGGGAGAGCGACCACGCAGCAGCGGAGACGGGGCGGACGCTCATCGGGAGCGAGGGCTCCGCTGGGACGTCCTCGGGGCCTCGGCGGTATCAGCGCAGAGGGGCTGAGTCCGCCGGCGGCAAATCAAGCGGTGCATGATACCCGATTCGGGGGCCGGTCGTTAGCGGCGAGCGGCAAAAAAAGCCCGGTTTAGCGACGCCGTAACCGATTGACGCACAACGAGATGCGGCGAGCCGCCTCGACCATTTCGGCGGGCTCGGTCGCGGCCCCCCAACTGAGCCGAATCGCGCTGGAAATCACCCCCTCGGGAAGCCCCATCGCGACCAACACCGGGGACGGTTCGCTGGACCCGCTTGCGCATGCCGAGCCCGTCGAGCAGGCGACCCCCGCCATGTCGAGCGCGAGCACCAGCGCCTGCCGGTCCACCCCCGCGAAAGCGACGCAGAGCGTGTGGGGCGCCCGCTCGGCCGCGGCGCCGACGATCGTCATTCCGTCGAGCGACGACTGAAGCGATTCCACCAGCGTGGCGCCGAGGGCGGCCAGCCGTTCGCGACGGGCCTGCGCCTCGGCATGCCACGACTCCAACGCCTCGAGCATGCCGAGCACCAGCGCCGGCGACTCGGTTCCCGGACGTTCGCCCCCCTGCTGAAAGCCGCCGAAAAGCTGCGGGGCGAGCTTGACGCCGTGCCGGACGACCAGCGCCCCGATGCCGCGCGGGCCGTGGAACTTGTGGGGGGCGATTCCCAGGGCGTCGACCCCCAGCGCGGCGAAATCGACCGCGATCTTGCCGACCGCCTGGACCGCGTCGGTGTGGAACAGAACCCCGCGGCCGCGGCACAACGCCGCCGCCGCGGCCACGGGCTGGACGACCCCGGTCTCGTTGTTGGCGAGCATGACGCTCGCCAGCCGGGGGCCCCGGTCGAGCAACTGCTCGAGATGCTCCAGCCGAACGACGCCGGTCGCGTCGACGCCGATCCGAGCGACCGATCGCCCCTCGGCGGCCAGGGCGTCGGCCGCGGCGGCGATGCTGGGGTGCTCGATCGCCGAGACGAGCAGGTCCAGGTCGTTCGCGTCGGCGCCTCGATCGGCGGCTCGGAGAGCGCCCCCCAAGAGCCCCCGCAGGGCGAGGTTGTTCGCCTCGGTTCCCCCGCTGGTGAACACGACCCGGTCGGCGTCCATCCCCGCGACGCGGGCGCCCACGAGCTCGCCGATCCGCCGCCGGGCGTCTTCCACGGCCCGGCGGGCGTCACGGCCGAGGGCGTGCTGGCTGGCCGGGTTGCCGGGAAACCGCAACTGGGCCTCGTGCATCGCCGCGGCCACGGCCGGCAGCACGGGGGTGGTCGCATTGTGGTCGAGATTGATCGGTCCCTGCATGCCCCCCAGTATAACGGGGGACGGAGGCGCGCAAGGCGACTGGGGTTGCCGCTAGCAATTGCCGCTGCGTATGATCCGCCCCCGCCAGTTTTCGAGTCGTCCGGGAGCATCGAGCCATCGCATGGGAACCACGTTCAAAGCCGTCGTCATGTTGGCCGCCGTCGGGGGCGGGGTCGCTGCCTGGGACAAGTACGGGCCGCTGCCGCCGGAGACCCGGCGCTACGTCGATCAAGCGCTCGGCGCCGCGAAGGGGTTCCTTGCCAACCACCTGCCGCAGTCGTCGCAGCGCGACGTTGCGGGGCCGAGGATCGACGCTGGCGAACCGTTCGCGGCGCAGAGCGACTCGACCGCGCCGCCGCTGTTTGGCGTCGAGCCCGCACAGGTTGCGGCTGCGCGGCCGGCGCCGAGTTCGGGGCCGGCCGCGCAGCCGCTGTTGGACCAGTTGGTGAAGCTGGGGATCGGCGAGTACGAACTGGCCCGGTGGGGTTCCCGCGGCGATCTGTATCGGTTCCGCTGTGCGGCCCCGTTGGCCGGCAGCATGGACCAGGCCCGGCAGTTCGAGGCGATCGCCCCGACACCGTTGGCGTCGGTCGAGCAAGTGCTCGGCGAGGTCTCCGCGTGGCGGCTGGCGCGGAGCGGGGGACAGTTCACGCGTTAGTTCGGGCTGCCCTGTTCGCAGCGCCGCTCAACAGGACTGCCGACATCGGTCCCGCGGTCCCGCGGGGCCGCAAGGGCCGGATCTATGCAAGGTAAGTTCTCGCCTCGCCGATGGGGCTCGCCCGGCGCCGAGCGATTCGGTTGGCCGGCCGGCTGGACGCGTCCCGCGTGTCGCAAAAAGCGAAGGCGGCGGTCGCAAGGCACATCGCGTGCCGCGGACGAGGGCTCCCCGGAACCGGGACCGGAACTGGCGCGAGTCGAGGCGGCGCTGTTCCTGAGTCGCGAGCCGCTCACGACAAGAAAACTGGCGGAACTTGCCGGCGTTGCCGATGGAACGAGGGCCCGCACGCTGGTGGGCCAGTTGGCCGAGCGGTTGCGGCGGCGGGGGGCGGCGATGCAGCCGGTGGAAATCGCCGGCGGCTGGCAATTGCTGACCCAGCCGCGGCTGGCCGATTGGCTGGGACGGCTGCTGGGGGGCCCGGAGGACGCCCGGCTGAGCCCGGCGGCCTTGGAAACGCTGGCAGCGGTCGCCTATCGACAACCCGCGACCCGGGCCGAGATCGAAGCGATTCGCGGGGTCCAGTGCGGGGAATTGTTGCGATTGTTGATGGAACGGGATTTATTGCGTATCGTCGGGCGAGCCGATGAGTTAGGGCGGCCGTTTCTGTACGGAACGACGCGGAATTTTTTGCAAGTTTTCGGCCTGCGCCGCTTGGAAGACCTGCCCCCGATCGATCAAACTCGAACGACCGCCGGCCGTTCGGACGCCGGCGCCAGCCTCATCGCGACGGGCGCGATCGAGTGCGCCTGAGTTGGCGAAGGAGTTGTAGCGTGCAAGCTCAATTGACGACTGCGTTTGACATGACCGCCTCGCGCGAAGAGGAAGACCGGCGCGAATGGCTCGCCGTCGGCGCCCCCGCGATCGTCGCCGAAGACGACGACGATGACTACGAGTACGAAGACGACGAAGAAGAAGAGGACGGCGACGACGTCGGCGAAGAGTACGAGTACGAAGACGAAGACGCCGAAGACGAGGAATACGAGTACGAAGACGACGACGAAGAAGAAGCCGAGGAAGCCGAAGAGGACGACCTCGAAGAGGACGAGTGGGAGGAAGTCGACGACGAGGACGACGACGAAGAAGAGGACGACGAAGAAGACGAGGACTATGACTACGAGGACGACGACGAGGACGACGACGACCTCGGCCTCGAAGAAGACGATGATGAAGACGAGGAGTGGGATTGAGATCCCGACGCGGGGCGCTCTCCCGGTTCGTCAACAGGACGACAAATCACAAGCAGCCGTCGACCGACCGTCGACGGCTGCTTTTTTGTTCGTTGTCCCGATGCGCACGCCCCGCCGATGTCCGTCGCGGAGCGCCGCGTACGCTGTGGGACGGGCG from Pirellulales bacterium harbors:
- the dnaN gene encoding DNA polymerase III subunit beta; this translates as MKISCDREQLLQAFQTAAAVAPARSPKPILQNVKLEATREGTTLTATDLEVGIRHAVQGVEVHAPGAIVLSVTRFGSILRESADETLQIESEGGNTTIRGQRSQFSLPAENPGDFPPVAEFTAEAYFEIPARLLRELIRRTAFATDNESSRYALGGVKLEATDGVLTAIGTDGRRLAKMSGPVGVHGGADMGPTTIVPTRAMNLIERAVAPSDAEVQLAVRGNEFLVKSARATISARLLEGRFPDWRRVFPELGSGHRIELSVGPTHAAVRQAAIVTSEESRGVDFAFGDGMLVLSGRAAEVGESRVELPIGYDGAPIVTTLDPKFAIDFLKVLDAEKTFTLEMKDSDAAAVCTTDDGYGYVIMPLARDR
- a CDS encoding ATP-binding protein, whose translation is MSVRPVSAAAWSLSPVSSAFVGRTLRVIDAAFPIELPASPGEPGASSCIVGPENELLAPALVRLLAPEPLPAAAEGFNPLVLTGPSGAGKTLVVQAAARHFARCYGVERAHYFTAADFCRDLHEAGADGRSGEWLARLRRTALLVVEGLDRLRPRHPAQWELRALVDAIVAVGGCVVATARQPLACLPQLEPGLRDRLAAGLTIGLNWPGESARRAILAGEAARRGLRLPAETLDQLARKHDGPATKALGALARLDATPMARLADNGESHALVAAGAPSLKQIVAVACRYFRITQTALASPSRRKSLVHARCVVAYLARRLTECSYAEIGRALGGRDHTTIIHAESRIQDLLVHDAATAEAIDHLGRILQSA
- a CDS encoding cysteine desulfurase, producing the protein MQGPINLDHNATTPVLPAVAAAMHEAQLRFPGNPASQHALGRDARRAVEDARRRIGELVGARVAGMDADRVVFTSGGTEANNLALRGLLGGALRAADRGADANDLDLLVSAIEHPSIAAAADALAAEGRSVARIGVDATGVVRLEHLEQLLDRGPRLASVMLANNETGVVQPVAAAAALCRGRGVLFHTDAVQAVGKIAVDFAALGVDALGIAPHKFHGPRGIGALVVRHGVKLAPQLFGGFQQGGERPGTESPALVLGMLEALESWHAEAQARRERLAALGATLVESLQSSLDGMTIVGAAAERAPHTLCVAFAGVDRQALVLALDMAGVACSTGSACASGSSEPSPVLVAMGLPEGVISSAIRLSWGAATEPAEMVEAARRISLCVNRLRRR
- the scpB gene encoding SMC-Scp complex subunit ScpB encodes the protein MQGKFSPRRWGSPGAERFGWPAGWTRPACRKKRRRRSQGTSRAADEGSPEPGPELARVEAALFLSREPLTTRKLAELAGVADGTRARTLVGQLAERLRRRGAAMQPVEIAGGWQLLTQPRLADWLGRLLGGPEDARLSPAALETLAAVAYRQPATRAEIEAIRGVQCGELLRLLMERDLLRIVGRADELGRPFLYGTTRNFLQVFGLRRLEDLPPIDQTRTTAGRSDAGASLIATGAIECA